One window of Medicago truncatula cultivar Jemalong A17 chromosome 2, MtrunA17r5.0-ANR, whole genome shotgun sequence genomic DNA carries:
- the LOC11411657 gene encoding xyloglucan endotransglucosylase/hydrolase protein 2: MCLSPLSFLIVFLLGPLNVKGVDWDNVPFMQNYAPLWGQENMQILNQSREVQLTLNQESGSGFQSIHKYSSGWFNMKIKLPQNDSTEVITTFYLISVDGPTRDEIDFEFLGGNKERSHILHTNIFTNGQGGREQQFQFWFDPTADFHDYTFLWNEKQLVFFVDNIPIRVFKNNTDKGGSYPTQAMKIYATIWSSPWGSGGVPINWNEAPFEAHYRGFGINACQSQNPNIEQCNSFRYWWNTENYWELNFDQKQAYNNVRSKYLIYDYCTKQPENLECQGLHLN; encoded by the exons atgtgtctTTCACCACTATCttttcttatagtttttcttctTGGTCCATTAAACGTCAAAGGTGTTGATTGGGACAATGTTCCATTCATGCAAAACTATGCTCCTTTATGGGGGCAAGAAAATATGCAAATTCTCAACCAAAGTCGGGAAGTTCAACTTACATTGAATCAAGAATCAg GTTCTGGTTTTCAGTCTATACATAAATATAGCTCTGGATGGTTTAACATGAAAATTAAGCTGCCTCAAAATGATTCTACGGAAGTGATCACAACCTTCTAt ttGATTTCAGTTGATGGACCTACTCGAGATGAAATTGACTTTGAATTTTTAGGTGGAAATAAGGAAAGATCTCATATACTGCACACAAACATTTTTACTAATGGGCAAGGTGGTAGGGAGCAACAATTTCAATTTTGGTTTGATCCCACTGCAGATTTTCATGATTATACGTTTCTTTGGAACGAAAAACAATTAGT ATTTTTTGTGGATAACATCCCAATTAGAGTGTTCAAGAATAACACAGATAAAGGAGGAAGCTATCCAACACAAGCAATGAAGATTTATGCAACAATATGGAGTAGTCCATGGGGCTCTGGTGGAGTTCCAATCAATTGGAATGAAGCACCCTTTGAAGCTCACTATAGAGGATTTGGCATCAATGCTTGTCAATCCCAAAACCCTAATATCGAACAATGTAATTCCTTTAGGTATTGGTGGAATACTGAAAATTATTGGGAGCTTAACTTTGATCAAAAGCAAGCTTACAATAATGTGCGAAGCAAGTATTTAATATATGATTATTGTACTAAACAGCCAGAAAATCTTGAGTGTCAAGGTTTACATCTAAACTAA
- the LOC25486714 gene encoding pentatricopeptide repeat-containing protein At1g03540 — MKKLHHHLPVKQTHSFISTDSEILHHLKTGSLSHAIHLLNTSQPTLSLKPVIYASLLQTSVKTNSFHHGASVHAHVLKSGLHSDRFVGNSLLTLYFKLNPGPHLSHARHLFDSLHVKDVISWTSLISGYTRSDLPHQSISLFYEMLAFPVQPNAFTLSSVIKACSALNDVNLGRCFHSMVLTRGFDWNTVVSCSLIDMYGWNRAVDDARRVFDELFVKDDVFCWTSIISCFTRNDMFKESLKFFYVMNRVRGVVPDGYTFGTILTACANLGLLRQGKEVHGKVVGLGFGGNVVVESSLLDMYGKCGCVRHSRIVFERLSDEKNNVSWTAMLGVYCQNKEYQNVLDLVRERGDLNFYAFGIVLRACSGLAAVNHGKEVHCMYVRKGGSKDVIIESALVDLYAKCGMVDFACTMFASMEVRNLITWNSMVSGFAQNGRGVEALALFEDMIKEGIKPDSITFVAVLFACSHAGLVDEGRKVFTLMGEYGIKPVVEHYNCMIDLLGRAGFIDEAECLLENADCRYDKSLWAALLGACTKCSDYRTAERVARKMIELEPDFHLSYVLLNNIYREVGRWDDALEIRKLMEDRGVKKMAGKSWIDSQNRKGSHVNVCME; from the coding sequence ATGAAGAAGCTCCACCACCACCTCCCCGTGAAGCAAACTCACAGTTTCATCTCCACCGACTCTGAAATCCTCCACCACCTAAAAACCGGTTCCCTCTCACACGCAATCCATCTCCTCAACACATCACAACCAACCCTCTCACTCAAACCAGTCATCTACGCTTCCCTCCTTCAAACCTCCGTCAAAACCAACTCATTCCACCACGGCGCCTCCGTCCACGCTCACGTCCTCAAATCCGGTCTCCACTCCGACCGCTTCGTCGGCAACAGCCTCCTTACTCTTTACTTTAAATTAAACCCCGGCCCCCATTTATCTCACGCCCGTCATCTCTTCGACTCACTTCACGTCAAAGATGTCATCTCATGGACTTCACTTATCTCCGGTTACACTCGCTCCGACCTGCCACATCAATCGATATCTTTATTCTACGAAATGTTGGCATTTCCTGTTCAACCCAATGCTTTTACTCTATCTTCTGTTATCAAAGCTTGTTCTGCGTTAAATGACGTAAACCTTGGGAGATGCTTTCATTCTATGGTTTTAACACGTGGGTTTGATTGGAATACTGTTGTTTCGTGTTCGTTGATTGATATGTATGGTTGGAATCGCGCTGTTGATGATGCACGGAGGGTGTTTGATGAATTGTTTGTGAAAGATGATGTGTTTTGTTGGACTTCAATTATATCGTGTTTTACAAGGAATGATATGTTTAAGGAGTCGTTGAAGTTTTTTTATGTTATGAATAGGGTTCGTGGGGTGGTTCCGGATGGTTATACGTTTGGGACGATTTTGACGGCTTGTGCTAATTTAGGGTTGTTGAGGCAAGGTAAGGAGGTTCATGGGAAGGTTGTTGGTTTAGGTTTTGGGGGGAATGTTGTTGTGGAGAGTAGTTTGTTGGATATGTATGGGAAATGTGGGTGTGTTAGACATTCTAGGATTGTGTTTGAGAGGTTGAGTGATGAGAAGAATAATGTTTCTTGGACTGCAATGCTTGGTGTGTATTGTCAGAATAAGGAGTATCAGAATGTGCTTGATCTTGTTAGGGAGAGGGGGGATTTGAATTTTTACGCGTTTGGGATTGTTCTTCGCGCGTGTTCGGGGTTGGCTGCGGTGAATCATGGGAAGGAGGTTCATTGTATGTATGTGAGGAAAGGTGGATCGAAAGACGTTATCATTGAGTCTGCATTGGTTGATTTGTATGCTAAATGTGGTATGGTTGATTTTGCATGTACAATGTTTGCAAGTATGGAGGTTAGGAATTTGATCACTTGGAACTCGATGGTCAGTGGGTTTGCGCAGAATGGAAGAGGGGTTGAGGCATTAGCGTTGTTTGAAGATATGATTAAGGAAGGGATTAAACCTGATTCCATCACTTTTGTTGCGGTTCTTTTTGCTTGTAGTCATGCGGGTTTGGTTGATGAAGGAAGAAAGGTTTTTACTTTGATGGGAGAATATGGGATTAAGCCTGTCGTGGAACATTATAATTGCATGATTGATTTGTTGGGGCGTGCCGGGTTTATAGACGAGGCCGAGTGTTTGTTGGAGAATGCAGATTGCAGATACGATAAATCACTTTGGGCAGCTCTTCTTGGAGCTTGTACTAAGTGTTCCGATTATAGAACTGCCGAACGCGTCGCAAGGAAGATGATTGAATTGGAGCCTGACTTCCATTTGAGTTATGTTCTGCTTAATAACATCTACAGAGAAGTTGGCCGGTGGGATGATGCTCTGGAGATCAGGAAGTTGATGGAAGATAGAGGGGTTAAGAAGATGGCTGGTAAGAGCTGGATTGATAGTCAAAACCGGAAGGGTTCTCATGTAAACGTTTGTATGGAATAA
- the LOC11409001 gene encoding uncharacterized protein codes for MKLAPITVFMFRDSEGFASAISQALSSSSFTRLEDSFELSLEGYGIKDHKASGNVLHYLDNHRSYKVSIVIMQHYEPPVLACALNEVLNKIVGGDPSSMPTLLVPFLVESSKVKGNSKSLRSDESRALTYGIQIGQITETMQTLLKKTQEPPSSLRIQQENFACFLHFVRVMKLPTFFLIGQTSQYLDNKSPKQHEAICEIGEILASSTGLEFSEDRVIWNPKKTLKEIKEPWRDLYG; via the exons ATGAAGTTAGCTCCAATCACAGTGTTTATGTTTAGAGACTCCGAGGGTTTCGCCTCTGCTATCTCTCAAgctctttcttcttcctctttcacTCGCTT AGAGGACTCGTTTGAACTTTCTTTGGAGGGTTATGGAATCAAGGATCACAAAGCTTCTGGGAACGTTCTTCACTATCTTGATAATCATCGGAGTTATAAG GTGTCAATCGTGATTATGCAGCATTATGAGCCGCCAGTACTAGCATGTGCTCTTAATGAGGTCCTCAATAAAATTGTTGGAGGCGATCCATCCTCGATGCCTACACTTTTGGTACCTTTTTTGGTGGAATCATCCAAAGTTAAAGGGAACAGTAAATCCCTAAGATCAGATGAAAGCAGGGCATTAACTTATGGCATACAGATTGGTCAAATTACAGAAACAATGCAGACCTTACTCAAGAAAACCCAGGAACCACCATCTTCACTGCGGATTCAGCAGGAAAATTTTGCATGTTTTCTTCACTTTGTTCGTGTAATGAAGTTACCAACCTTTTTTCTAATCGGACAAACTAGCCAATATTTGGACAATAAATCTCCCAAACAGCATGAG GCAATTTGTGAAATAGGTGAGATTTTGGCTAGCAGTACAGGTCTGGAGTTTTCAGAAGACAGAGTGATATGGAATCCAAAAAAGACATTAAAGGAGATCAAGGAGCCATGGCGCGATTTATATGGTTGA